One genomic region from Marinomonas maritima encodes:
- a CDS encoding MarC family protein: MSLLISTWIKFFFLFAPFFVLSMFLALTRGESAASRKHVANKAIIASVAIALVLLFFGGALFSVLGITLDSFRIGSGILLFMSALSLVKDGTRNHAVGMPSEERDDVSVVPLAVPTIIGPATIGTILVYGAELQGWDLLIGIGGLLLALGSLALILYSASFIEKLLGRTGLNVLSKITGLVLAAMAAQIFMSGVMGFLNPIAS; the protein is encoded by the coding sequence ATGAGCTTATTGATCTCGACTTGGATTAAATTTTTCTTTTTGTTCGCACCATTTTTTGTGTTGTCGATGTTTCTTGCGTTAACGCGCGGTGAGTCAGCGGCATCACGTAAGCACGTTGCCAATAAAGCGATTATCGCGTCGGTGGCGATTGCGTTAGTGTTGTTGTTTTTCGGTGGTGCGTTGTTTTCGGTGTTGGGTATTACGCTGGATTCTTTTCGTATCGGCTCAGGGATTTTGCTGTTTATGTCGGCGTTGAGTTTGGTGAAAGACGGTACGCGTAATCATGCTGTTGGTATGCCGAGTGAAGAGCGTGATGATGTCTCGGTTGTGCCGTTGGCGGTGCCGACTATTATTGGGCCGGCAACCATAGGGACAATTCTGGTTTATGGTGCTGAACTGCAGGGTTGGGATTTGCTCATTGGTATTGGCGGCCTGTTGTTGGCGTTGGGTTCCTTGGCACTGATTTTGTATTCTGCTTCCTTTATCGAAAAATTGTTGGGTCGCACTGGACTGAATGTGTTGTCTAAAATTACAGGTTTGGTTTTGGCGGCGATGGCGGCTCAAATATTTATGAGTGGTGTAATGGGATTTTTAAATCCTATTGCCAGCTAA
- a CDS encoding nickel/cobalt transporter, whose amino-acid sequence MAKNIAFLFLSFLFLHSPLYAAIDFPGYQNFIQWVLSQQAGFHRELVSLVRSISKEGSPILLWGLISTSFFYGVFHAAGPGHGKAVISAYMLASKAPLRRGISLAFLCAGVQAVMAVAVILVLSQVFSLAGKAMQISRFFEIASFAAVGLIGVWILVRLLRGQSSCGHDHSNDHLESHHHESDHSHTHDQSHEHDSHACCAQHEEEAKIARRSIWAMVAAVGIRPCTGAVLVLLFSLSADIFVWGLVATFAMALGTAITVAALAGVSVFVRDTGLALSHEHKVWRQRVSRAFGFVAAFALIIISGSMIWSYLSNAGRAF is encoded by the coding sequence ATGGCGAAGAACATCGCTTTTTTATTTCTATCCTTTCTATTTTTACACTCACCACTTTACGCCGCGATAGACTTTCCGGGGTATCAAAATTTTATTCAATGGGTCCTCTCTCAGCAGGCTGGGTTTCATCGTGAATTGGTGTCACTGGTGCGTTCTATTAGCAAAGAAGGCAGCCCTATTTTGTTGTGGGGGTTGATCAGCACCAGCTTTTTTTATGGTGTGTTTCATGCCGCAGGGCCGGGTCATGGTAAAGCGGTTATTTCAGCCTATATGCTAGCGAGCAAAGCGCCATTGCGTCGTGGAATAAGCTTGGCCTTTTTATGTGCTGGCGTTCAGGCGGTGATGGCTGTTGCGGTTATTTTGGTGCTTAGCCAAGTGTTTTCCTTAGCGGGCAAAGCCATGCAGATTAGCCGTTTTTTTGAGATTGCGAGCTTTGCTGCGGTGGGCTTGATCGGTGTGTGGATTTTGGTGCGTTTGTTGCGCGGTCAATCGAGTTGCGGACATGACCATTCCAATGATCACCTTGAAAGCCATCATCATGAATCAGACCACTCTCATACACACGACCAGTCGCACGAACATGACAGTCACGCTTGTTGTGCTCAGCATGAAGAGGAAGCGAAAATCGCGCGCCGTAGTATTTGGGCGATGGTGGCCGCAGTAGGGATTCGTCCTTGTACAGGCGCGGTGTTGGTGTTGTTGTTCTCATTGAGCGCAGACATTTTTGTGTGGGGGCTGGTGGCGACGTTCGCGATGGCACTTGGTACTGCCATTACGGTGGCTGCGCTGGCGGGCGTAAGTGTGTTTGTACGAGATACCGGATTAGCGTTAAGCCACGAACATAAAGTTTGGCGACAAAGAGTATCGCGGGCTTTTGGCTTTGTGGCGGCTTTCGCTTTGATCATCATCAGTGGCTCCATGATTTGGAGCTATTTAAGCAATGCAGGAAGGGCGTTTTAA
- a CDS encoding Fur family transcriptional regulator codes for MKHIEPQDHQGSGHNHSDCIDSALATAETLCVQQGQRLTKVRRRALELIWESHRPLGAYQLLAKLAEEGFNSAPPTVYRALDFLLAAGLIHKVESMNAYLGCAHADKAHKGYFLICDDCHNVMEFNYQDIHAALIAKAAQQGFELRAETIELTGLCAKCKTKVAGASA; via the coding sequence ATGAAACACATAGAGCCACAGGATCATCAAGGTTCAGGCCATAATCACAGCGACTGTATTGATAGCGCACTTGCCACGGCAGAAACCTTGTGTGTGCAACAAGGTCAGCGTCTGACGAAAGTTCGCCGCCGCGCATTGGAACTGATTTGGGAAAGCCATCGTCCGTTGGGCGCGTATCAGTTATTGGCAAAATTGGCAGAGGAAGGGTTTAACTCTGCGCCACCCACTGTGTACCGTGCATTGGACTTTTTATTGGCGGCGGGGTTGATTCACAAGGTGGAATCAATGAACGCCTACCTTGGTTGCGCTCATGCAGATAAAGCCCATAAAGGCTATTTTCTGATTTGTGACGATTGTCACAATGTCATGGAATTTAACTACCAAGATATTCATGCTGCGCTGATTGCTAAAGCCGCCCAGCAAGGCTTTGAGCTGCGCGCTGAAACCATTGAACTGACGGGCTTGTGTGCGAAGTGCAAAACCAAAGTAGCTGGAGCAAGTGCATGA